A section of the Pimelobacter simplex genome encodes:
- a CDS encoding DivIVA domain-containing protein, which translates to MSHPMMWVFAVLIVLAMGGVALLAAGHGEPMRTAYDDRPDALVPADRPIGAGDLRTVRFSLAFRGYRMSEVDALLQRLAGEMDRAAAPPRDDAE; encoded by the coding sequence ATGTCGCACCCCATGATGTGGGTCTTCGCCGTGCTCATCGTGCTCGCGATGGGCGGCGTCGCCCTCCTCGCGGCCGGTCACGGCGAGCCGATGCGCACCGCGTACGACGACCGCCCCGACGCGCTGGTCCCCGCGGACCGGCCGATCGGGGCCGGGGACCTGCGCACCGTGCGGTTCTCGCTGGCCTTCCGCGGCTACCGGATGTCCGAGGTCGACGCCCTCCTGCAGCGCCTCGCCGGCGAGATGGACCGCGCCGCCGCGCCACCTCGCGACGACGCCGAGTAG
- a CDS encoding DUF3117 domain-containing protein translates to MAAMKPRTGDGPLEVTKEGRGIVMRVPLEGGGRLVVELNAEEASALGDALKNVVG, encoded by the coding sequence ATGGCGGCGATGAAGCCTCGGACCGGTGACGGTCCGCTCGAGGTCACCAAGGAGGGTCGCGGCATCGTGATGCGCGTCCCGCTCGAGGGCGGCGGCCGACTGGTGGTCGAGCTCAATGCCGAGGAGGCTTCCGCGCTCGGCGATGCGCTCAAGAACGTGGTCGGGTGA
- a CDS encoding leucyl aminopeptidase family protein, with product MTSPVTTRTSGPVLPGQVSPPEFAASELLPGAITGVDVVALPVLPGDDGGILLGLGAAELADELALDLVGIAEVHGLTGATGEVATVPVPEGSASNPALRLVLLVGVGAARPIDLRRAGATMAKAARDRAAVVTSIPAVAEDATPDDPVALEAFVAGTMLGSFVFHWRSTGPEHTPVRRVVLAGAPAATDRSALERAVALGGAGWRSRLLATVPSNLKNPAWLAAQAEEVAAAAGLDVRVWDEQQLAKEGFGGILAVGAASATPPRLIRLDYTPGGVSARAAKKLPVVVLVGKGITFDSGGLSIKPSASMGSMKRDMTGGAVVLATMAALADVDCPVRVIGLIAAAENAISGSALRPGDVLTHWGGRTTEVGNTDAEGRLVLADALAYAVSELDPALVVDVATLTGAVKVALGQQVGGLFATDDALAAALSAAGERAGEPLWRFPLYRGYDDKLASKVADASNDPGGAGAITAALFLRPFVGDVPWAHLDIASVGDVEKDSYEWTVGPSGFGSRLLLSWLGSVDPLAGVAGRD from the coding sequence GTGACCTCCCCGGTCACCACCCGCACGTCCGGCCCGGTGCTCCCGGGCCAGGTCTCACCCCCCGAGTTCGCAGCCAGCGAGCTGCTGCCCGGTGCGATCACCGGCGTCGACGTCGTCGCGCTGCCGGTGCTCCCGGGGGATGACGGCGGCATCCTGCTCGGGCTCGGTGCGGCCGAGCTCGCCGACGAGCTCGCGCTCGACCTCGTCGGGATCGCCGAGGTGCACGGGCTGACCGGCGCGACCGGCGAGGTGGCGACCGTTCCGGTGCCCGAGGGGTCCGCGAGCAATCCCGCGCTGCGCCTGGTGCTGCTGGTCGGTGTCGGCGCCGCGCGGCCGATCGACCTGCGCCGGGCCGGTGCCACGATGGCCAAGGCCGCGCGCGACCGCGCCGCCGTGGTCACCTCGATCCCGGCCGTCGCCGAGGACGCCACGCCCGACGACCCGGTCGCCCTCGAAGCGTTCGTGGCCGGCACCATGCTCGGCTCGTTCGTCTTCCACTGGCGCTCGACCGGCCCCGAGCACACGCCCGTACGACGGGTGGTGCTCGCCGGCGCCCCGGCCGCCACCGACCGCTCGGCACTCGAGCGCGCGGTCGCCCTGGGCGGTGCGGGCTGGCGCTCGCGGCTGCTCGCGACCGTGCCCTCCAACCTCAAGAACCCCGCGTGGCTGGCCGCGCAGGCCGAGGAGGTCGCCGCGGCCGCGGGTCTCGACGTCCGGGTCTGGGACGAGCAGCAGCTCGCCAAGGAGGGCTTCGGCGGCATCCTCGCCGTCGGTGCCGCCTCCGCGACCCCGCCGCGCCTGATCCGGCTCGACTACACGCCGGGCGGCGTCTCGGCGCGGGCCGCCAAGAAGCTGCCGGTCGTGGTGCTCGTCGGCAAGGGCATCACCTTCGACTCCGGCGGTCTCTCGATCAAGCCGAGCGCATCGATGGGCTCGATGAAGCGCGACATGACCGGCGGCGCGGTCGTCCTGGCCACGATGGCCGCGCTCGCCGACGTCGACTGCCCGGTCCGCGTGATCGGGCTGATCGCCGCCGCCGAGAACGCCATCTCCGGCAGCGCCCTGCGCCCCGGCGACGTCCTCACCCACTGGGGCGGGCGCACCACCGAGGTCGGCAACACCGACGCCGAGGGCCGCCTGGTCCTCGCCGACGCCCTCGCCTACGCGGTCAGTGAGCTCGACCCGGCGCTCGTCGTCGACGTCGCCACCCTCACCGGCGCGGTCAAGGTCGCGCTCGGCCAGCAGGTCGGCGGCCTCTTCGCCACCGACGACGCCCTCGCCGCCGCGCTCAGCGCCGCCGGCGAGCGCGCCGGCGAGCCGCTGTGGCGCTTCCCGCTCTACCGCGGCTACGACGACAAGCTGGCCTCCAAGGTCGCCGACGCGAGCAACGACCCCGGCGGGGCCGGCGCGATCACCGCGGCGCTCTTCCTGCGCCCGTTCGTCGGCGACGTCCCGTGGGCGCACCTCGACATCGCCTCGGTCGGCGACGTCGAGAAGGACTCCTACGAGTGGACTGTCGGTCCCTCGGGCTTCGGCTCGCGCCTGCTGCTGTCGTGGCTGGGCTCGGTCGACCCGCTGGCCGGGGTCGCTGGCCGGGACTGA
- a CDS encoding O-methyltransferase encodes MAPTPINATSWTFADTYVDEDDVLVAARARAEEVGVVPIGAGTGATLRFLASVLEARAIVEIGTGTGVSGVWLLRGMRPDGVLTTVDVEAEHQRLARESFKDAGIAPQRVRTIAGSALDVLPRLTDGHYDIVFADGDKHEYGAYLSEALRLLRPGGVVAFDNALWHDRVADPAQRDEQTVAIRDLVQQVAATEGLVPALLPVGDGLLVAKKEWVPEAD; translated from the coding sequence GTGGCTCCGACACCGATCAACGCGACCAGCTGGACCTTCGCCGACACCTACGTCGACGAGGACGACGTCCTCGTCGCCGCCCGCGCGCGTGCCGAGGAGGTCGGCGTGGTGCCCATCGGCGCCGGCACCGGCGCCACGCTGCGCTTCCTCGCCTCCGTGCTCGAGGCCCGCGCGATCGTCGAGATCGGCACCGGCACGGGCGTCTCCGGCGTCTGGCTGCTGCGCGGCATGCGCCCCGACGGCGTACTCACGACCGTCGACGTCGAGGCCGAGCACCAGCGCCTGGCCCGCGAGTCGTTCAAGGACGCCGGCATCGCGCCCCAGCGGGTGCGCACCATCGCCGGCTCCGCACTCGACGTCCTCCCCCGGCTGACCGACGGCCACTACGACATCGTCTTCGCCGACGGCGACAAGCACGAGTACGGCGCCTACCTCTCCGAGGCGCTGCGCCTGCTGCGCCCCGGCGGCGTGGTGGCCTTCGACAACGCGCTGTGGCACGACCGGGTCGCCGACCCCGCCCAGCGCGACGAGCAGACGGTCGCCATCCGCGACCTGGTCCAGCAGGTCGCCGCGACCGAGGGTCTGGTGCCCGCGCTGCTGCCCGTGGGCGACGGCCTGCTCGTCGCCAAGAAGGAGTGGGTCCCCGAGGCCGACTGA
- the sigE gene encoding RNA polymerase sigma factor SigE — MKEPVDPHPQPGGQGQSDLDWGTIVEQHSDRVYRLALRLTGNRHDAEDLTQEVFVRVFRSLHTYTPGTFEGWLHRITTNLFLDQARRKQRIRFDALSDERAARLASAELAPETAYADQTFDDDVAAALADLPPDFRAAVVLCDIEGLSYEEIAEILGAKLGTVRSRIHRGRALLRAALAHRAPTAGRTRFAGPAPMPVGGAAS; from the coding sequence ATGAAGGAGCCCGTCGATCCCCACCCCCAGCCCGGCGGGCAGGGGCAGTCCGACCTGGACTGGGGCACCATCGTCGAGCAGCACTCCGACCGTGTCTACCGCCTGGCGCTGCGCCTGACGGGCAACCGTCACGACGCCGAGGACCTCACCCAGGAGGTCTTCGTCCGGGTCTTCCGCTCGCTGCACACCTACACCCCCGGCACGTTCGAGGGCTGGCTGCACCGGATCACCACCAACCTCTTCCTCGACCAGGCCCGCCGCAAGCAGCGGATCCGCTTCGACGCGCTCTCCGACGAGCGTGCGGCGCGGCTCGCCAGCGCCGAGCTCGCGCCCGAGACGGCGTACGCCGACCAGACCTTCGACGACGACGTCGCCGCCGCGCTGGCCGACCTGCCGCCGGACTTCCGCGCCGCGGTCGTGCTGTGCGACATCGAGGGCCTCAGCTACGAGGAGATCGCCGAGATCCTCGGTGCCAAGCTCGGCACCGTCCGCTCGCGCATCCACCGTGGCCGGGCCCTGCTCCGCGCGGCCCTCGCGCACCGCGCCCCGACCGCGGGCCGGACCCGGTTCGCCGGCCCGGCCCCGATGCCGGTCGGCGGAGCAGCCTCGTGA
- a CDS encoding S1C family serine protease — MNDAHESDREPTEPLEAPAEDPAAAADPAPAPSPWAPPGPGDVPLAESVPSAPSAPLTPPSHPVPEPVAVPEPTMPLAMAPSLLPPPPPVPPTAADLTVRLPGGPPAPGSHRTGRTGSGRPAGWVWPAVAALALVVGLGGGVLGALVYDRVADDSPSGPAYSDQGLGGVDLEPDAPLAAPGSVAAVAKAVLPSTVQIVADYKGQSAGASGSGWVLDKNGHIVTNNHVVADAAANGGEITVVDHERNQYRAKVVGRSSVYDLAILYVDDKDKLTPAKLGYSSKLQVGEPVVAIGSPLNLPDTVTSGIVSYLHRPVTTGSSADESSYIDAVQTDAAINPGNSGGPLVNQKGEVIGVNSAIATAGGGSIDSEAGNIGVGFAIPVEQVRVTADQILKSGKAQYPVIGAQVATGGQARGDGAELDEILPRTPAAEAGLRKGDIITHVNGDRVTDGIALIVAIRTHQPGETIEFTILRGSAEKKVKVTLDGKNG, encoded by the coding sequence GTGAACGACGCGCACGAGTCCGACCGGGAGCCCACCGAGCCGCTCGAGGCTCCCGCCGAGGACCCGGCCGCGGCGGCCGACCCCGCTCCGGCCCCCTCGCCGTGGGCGCCGCCAGGACCGGGCGACGTACCGCTGGCCGAGAGCGTGCCGTCGGCCCCGAGCGCCCCGCTCACCCCGCCCTCGCACCCGGTGCCCGAGCCGGTCGCCGTACCGGAGCCGACCATGCCGCTGGCGATGGCGCCCTCGCTGCTCCCGCCGCCCCCGCCGGTGCCGCCCACCGCCGCCGACCTCACGGTCCGGCTGCCCGGTGGCCCTCCGGCGCCCGGCAGCCACCGCACGGGCCGGACTGGCTCGGGACGCCCCGCCGGCTGGGTGTGGCCCGCCGTCGCCGCGCTCGCTCTCGTCGTCGGCCTCGGCGGCGGCGTGCTGGGCGCGCTCGTCTACGACCGGGTCGCCGACGACTCGCCGTCGGGTCCGGCCTACTCCGACCAGGGCCTGGGCGGCGTCGACCTCGAGCCGGACGCCCCGCTCGCCGCGCCCGGCTCGGTCGCCGCCGTGGCCAAGGCCGTGCTGCCGAGCACCGTGCAGATCGTCGCCGACTACAAGGGCCAGTCCGCGGGCGCCAGCGGCTCGGGCTGGGTGCTCGACAAGAACGGCCACATCGTCACCAACAACCACGTCGTCGCCGACGCCGCCGCCAACGGCGGCGAGATCACGGTCGTCGACCACGAGCGCAACCAGTACCGGGCCAAGGTCGTCGGGCGCAGCTCGGTCTACGACCTCGCGATCCTCTACGTCGACGACAAGGACAAGCTCACCCCGGCCAAGCTCGGCTACTCCAGCAAGCTCCAGGTCGGGGAGCCGGTCGTCGCGATCGGCTCGCCCCTCAACCTGCCCGACACGGTGACCTCGGGCATCGTCAGCTACCTGCACCGCCCGGTCACGACGGGCTCGTCGGCCGACGAGTCGTCGTACATCGACGCGGTGCAGACCGACGCCGCGATCAACCCCGGCAACTCCGGCGGCCCGCTGGTCAACCAGAAGGGCGAGGTGATCGGCGTCAACTCCGCCATCGCCACCGCCGGCGGCGGCTCCATCGACTCCGAGGCCGGCAACATCGGCGTCGGCTTCGCGATCCCCGTCGAGCAGGTCCGGGTGACCGCCGACCAGATCCTCAAGAGCGGCAAGGCGCAGTACCCCGTGATCGGGGCCCAGGTCGCGACCGGGGGCCAGGCGCGCGGGGACGGCGCCGAGCTCGACGAGATCCTGCCGCGCACGCCCGCCGCCGAGGCCGGCCTGCGCAAGGGCGACATCATCACCCACGTCAACGGCGACCGGGTCACCGACGGCATCGCGCTCATCGTCGCGATCCGGACCCACCAGCCGGGCGAGACGATCGAGTTCACGATCCTGCGCGGCTCGGCGGAGAAGAAGGTCAAGGTCACCCTCGACGGCAAGAACGGCTAG
- a CDS encoding helix-turn-helix domain-containing protein, translating into MGLPSDGPRFLTLADVAEVLNTSSAQVYALVRRGELPAIKIGGRGQWRVEASRLEDYIQQQYRAAARYVADHPFSESDAEV; encoded by the coding sequence ATGGGACTCCCCTCGGACGGCCCTCGGTTCCTCACGCTCGCCGACGTGGCCGAGGTGCTCAACACCTCCAGCGCCCAGGTCTACGCGCTGGTGCGCCGGGGCGAGCTGCCCGCGATCAAGATCGGCGGCCGAGGCCAGTGGCGGGTCGAGGCCAGCCGGCTCGAGGACTACATCCAGCAGCAGTACCGCGCCGCGGCGCGCTACGTCGCCGACCACCCGTTCAGCGAGTCCGACGCCGAGGTCTGA
- a CDS encoding AAA family ATPase → MSVIVVLLVSTGAAWESRALAALADHPGTVLLKRCVDVADLLAAARTGQAEAAVLGVDLPGLDQGVVDDLRRQGVRMVGVATDPGHSTERAARLGIATVLAAERVDELGAVLVALPSTDLPPPLSPPPPPPAPATAAPRAAAGRQGRVIVVWGPAGAPGRTTLAAGLAGELARRGLGTLLVDADPYGGTLAQQLGVLDEVSGLLAATRLAASGVLDERFTATQRRLSAHLRLLSGLPRPDRWPEVRPGALTALLDRARSEGQVVVDTGFAIAPDPFGDPGGTGRPERDGLTREALEAADDILLVGTADPVGLARLARALGELRGLVPTTRVRVVVNRMRPTLGWREPDVRALLAGFGAHDGVHVLPDDQAAVDRALVAGRMLVESGDSALRRALARLVDALAGVPARAPGARARR, encoded by the coding sequence GTGAGCGTGATCGTCGTCCTCCTCGTCTCGACCGGCGCGGCCTGGGAGTCGCGCGCGCTCGCCGCGCTCGCCGACCACCCCGGCACCGTGCTCCTCAAGCGCTGCGTCGACGTCGCCGACCTGCTCGCCGCCGCGCGGACCGGCCAGGCCGAGGCCGCCGTCCTCGGCGTCGACCTGCCCGGGCTGGACCAGGGCGTCGTCGACGACCTGCGCCGCCAAGGGGTCCGGATGGTCGGCGTGGCCACCGACCCCGGTCACAGCACGGAGCGGGCGGCGCGGCTCGGGATCGCGACGGTCCTGGCCGCCGAGCGCGTCGACGAGCTCGGCGCGGTGCTGGTCGCGCTGCCGTCCACGGACCTCCCGCCGCCACTGTCTCCGCCGCCGCCTCCGCCCGCACCGGCGACGGCCGCGCCCCGGGCCGCTGCCGGACGCCAGGGCCGCGTGATCGTGGTCTGGGGCCCCGCCGGCGCTCCCGGCCGGACCACCCTCGCCGCCGGCCTGGCCGGCGAGCTGGCCCGCCGCGGCCTGGGCACGCTCCTGGTCGACGCCGATCCGTACGGCGGCACGCTCGCCCAGCAGCTCGGCGTCCTCGACGAGGTCTCCGGCCTGCTCGCGGCGACCCGCCTGGCCGCCTCCGGGGTCCTCGACGAGCGCTTCACCGCGACCCAGCGCCGCCTCTCCGCCCACCTCCGGCTGCTGTCCGGGCTGCCCCGACCCGACCGCTGGCCCGAGGTCCGCCCGGGTGCGCTCACCGCGCTCCTCGACCGCGCGCGGAGCGAGGGCCAGGTGGTCGTCGACACCGGCTTCGCGATCGCACCGGACCCGTTCGGGGATCCCGGCGGCACCGGCCGGCCCGAGCGCGACGGGCTCACCCGCGAGGCGCTGGAGGCGGCCGACGACATCCTCCTGGTCGGTACGGCGGACCCGGTCGGCCTGGCCCGCCTGGCCCGCGCGCTCGGCGAGCTGCGCGGGCTCGTGCCCACCACGCGGGTGCGCGTCGTGGTCAACCGGATGCGGCCCACGCTCGGCTGGCGCGAGCCCGACGTGCGCGCCCTGCTCGCCGGCTTCGGGGCGCACGACGGCGTCCACGTCCTGCCCGACGACCAGGCCGCGGTCGACCGTGCCCTGGTCGCCGGCCGGATGCTGGTCGAGTCCGGCGACTCTGCGCTGCGGCGGGCGCTCGCGCGGCTCGTCGACGCGCTGGCCGGCGTACCGGCGCGGGCGCCCGGAGCCCGGGCTAGGCGCTGA
- a CDS encoding WS/DGAT/MGAT family O-acyltransferase: MDRVRPRDLTFLEEESPETPQHNATIEIFEPGEGADAFDHARLVALIRDRIAFVPRYRQRLQAVPGHLANPVWVDDEKFDLGFHVRRSALPRPGTSAQLLELVSRIVSRPLDRTRPLWEIYFVEGLEDGRVAVLSKTHQALVDGVHTVDLGQLLLDLQPEARELDPDDWAPRRSPNPATLLGGAVRENLTDLGVLLDTVRTGSRALARTADQRSERARSFLSAAAGRRPKSRGVINGPLSQQRRVVTVETRLSDYRRIREAHGGTINDVVLATITGALRAWLMTRAESLGGLRQVRAVVPVSVIDEELEATSLGSQIAAHFVDLPVGEPSPIVRLHQVSYSFQAHKDTGRSVAANRLAGIAGFAPTTFHAIGSRVAAAELRKGYQISVTNVPGPQAPLYASGARMLASYPVPPLTPGHPLAIGVTSYDGGVYYGITADRDWIPDADVLASCVREALDELIDVSSPTRQRAPRGRRTTKGTPKRGS, encoded by the coding sequence GTGGACCGGGTGCGACCGCGTGACCTGACGTTCCTCGAGGAGGAGTCCCCCGAGACCCCCCAGCACAACGCGACCATCGAGATCTTCGAGCCCGGCGAGGGCGCCGACGCGTTCGACCACGCCCGCCTGGTGGCGCTGATCCGGGACCGGATCGCGTTCGTGCCGCGCTACCGCCAGCGGCTCCAGGCCGTGCCCGGCCACCTGGCCAACCCGGTGTGGGTCGACGACGAGAAGTTCGACCTCGGCTTCCACGTACGACGCTCCGCGCTGCCGCGCCCCGGCACCTCCGCCCAGCTGCTCGAGCTCGTCTCCCGGATCGTCTCGCGCCCCCTCGACCGGACCCGCCCCCTGTGGGAGATCTACTTCGTCGAGGGCCTCGAGGACGGCCGGGTGGCGGTGCTGTCCAAGACCCACCAGGCCCTCGTCGACGGCGTGCACACCGTCGACCTCGGCCAGCTGCTCCTCGACCTGCAGCCCGAGGCCCGCGAGCTCGACCCCGACGACTGGGCCCCGCGCCGCTCGCCCAACCCGGCCACGCTGCTCGGCGGTGCGGTCCGCGAGAACCTCACCGACCTGGGCGTCCTGCTCGACACCGTCCGCACCGGCTCCCGGGCGCTGGCCCGCACCGCCGACCAGCGCAGCGAGCGGGCGCGCTCCTTCCTCTCCGCCGCCGCCGGACGCCGGCCCAAGTCGCGCGGGGTCATCAACGGCCCGCTGTCCCAGCAGCGCCGCGTGGTCACCGTCGAGACCCGGCTCTCCGACTACCGCCGGATCCGCGAGGCCCACGGCGGCACCATCAACGACGTCGTCCTGGCGACCATCACCGGGGCGCTGCGGGCCTGGCTCATGACCCGCGCGGAGTCGCTCGGCGGGCTGCGGCAGGTCCGGGCCGTCGTACCGGTGTCGGTGATCGACGAGGAGCTCGAGGCCACCTCGCTCGGCAGCCAGATCGCCGCCCACTTCGTCGACCTCCCGGTGGGGGAGCCGAGCCCGATCGTGCGCCTGCACCAGGTGTCGTACTCCTTCCAGGCGCACAAGGACACCGGCCGCAGCGTCGCCGCCAACCGCCTCGCCGGCATCGCCGGCTTCGCCCCCACGACCTTCCACGCGATCGGCTCGCGGGTCGCGGCGGCCGAGCTGCGCAAGGGCTACCAGATCTCGGTCACCAACGTGCCCGGCCCGCAGGCCCCCCTCTACGCCTCCGGCGCCCGGATGCTCGCGAGCTATCCCGTCCCGCCGCTCACCCCCGGGCACCCGCTCGCGATCGGCGTGACGTCGTACGACGGCGGGGTCTACTACGGCATCACCGCCGACCGCGACTGGATCCCCGACGCCGACGTCCTCGCCTCCTGCGTGCGCGAGGCCCTCGACGAGCTCATCGACGTCTCCTCACCGACCCGGCAGCGCGCGCCCCGCGGGCGTCGTACCACCAAGGGGACGCCGAAGCGCGGCTCCTGA
- a CDS encoding copper-binding protein — protein MQDRPQVADGTVRSWDVGEGWGVIDSPAVPGGCWASFAVVEVPGFKQLRAGQRVRFEFDALDLDGYPFTARRVEPLLD, from the coding sequence ATGCAGGATCGACCGCAGGTAGCCGACGGCACCGTCCGCTCGTGGGACGTGGGTGAGGGCTGGGGAGTCATCGACTCCCCGGCGGTGCCCGGCGGCTGCTGGGCCAGCTTCGCCGTGGTCGAGGTGCCAGGGTTCAAGCAGCTGCGCGCAGGTCAGCGGGTCCGGTTCGAGTTCGATGCCCTGGATCTCGACGGATACCCGTTCACCGCGCGCCGCGTCGAGCCGCTCCTCGACTGA